Proteins encoded together in one Lutra lutra chromosome 4, mLutLut1.2, whole genome shotgun sequence window:
- the KDF1 gene encoding keratinocyte differentiation factor 1, translating to MPRPGHPRPSSGPPRLGPWERPTELCVETFDEPSQPPPSRRTRRPDPKDPGHHGPESLTFISSSPESAAEPPAFCLPWRPWVWDWCQAAFCFRRCRSCLQRCGACMRGCSLCLSAGDSPEGAAEASWAKEHNGVPPSPDRAPPSRRDGQRLKSTMGSSFSYPDVKLKGIPVYPYRSATSPAPDADSCCKEPLAEPPPMRHSLPSTLASSPRGSEEYYSFHESDLDLPEIGSGSMSSREIDVLIFKKLTELFSVHQIDELAKCTSDTVFLEKTSKISDLISSITQDYHLDEQDAEGRLVRGIIRISTRKSRARPQTTEGRSARGAAPAAAPDSGHETMVGSGLSQDELTVQISQETTADAIARKLRPYGAPGYPASHDSSFQGTDTDSSGAPLLQVYC from the exons ATGCCCCGCCCTGGACACCCCCGCCCATCATCTGGGCCCCCACGCTTGGGACCCTGGGAGCGGCCAACAGAACTATGCGTGGAGACTTTTGATGAGCCATCCCAACCCCCACCAAGCCGCCGCACCCGCAGGCCAGACCCCAAGGACCCTGGCCACCATGGACCCGAGAGCCTTACCTTCATCTCCAGCTCTCCTGAGTCTGCTGCTGAGCCCCCGGCCTTCTGCCTGCCCTGGAGACCGTGGGTGTGGGACTGGTGCCAGGCTGCCTTCTGCTTCCGCCGCTGCCGGAGTTGCCTCCAGCGATGCGGGGCCTGCATGCGGGGCTGCAGCCTCTGCTTGTCTGCTGGCGACTCCCCTGAGGGGGCTGCTGAAGCCAGCTGGGCCAAAGAACACAATGGAGTACCCCCCAGCCCCGACCGCGCACCTCCCAGCCGGCGGGACGGCCAGCGGCTCAAGTCAACCATGGGTAGCAGTTTCAGCTACCCTGACGTCAAGCTCAAAGGCATCCCTGTGTATCCCTACCGCAGCgccacctccccagcccctgatGCGGACTCCTGCTGCAAGGAGCCACTGGCTGAACCCCCACCCATGCGGCACAGCCTGCCTAGCACCCTCGCCAGCAGCCCCCGTGGCTCCGAAGAGTACTACTCCTTCCATGAGTCGGACCTGGACCTGCCTGAGATAGGAAGCGGCTCCATGTCCAGCCGAGAGATCGATGTGCTCATCTTCAAGAAGCTGACTGAGCTATTCAGTGTACACCAGATTGACGAGCTGGCCAAGTGCACATCAGACACTGTGTTCCTGGAGAAGACCAGTAAGATCTCGGACCTTATCAGCAGCATCACCCAGGACTACCACCTGGATGAGCAGGATGCCGAGGGCCGCCTGGTTCGCGGCATCATTCGCATCAGTACCCGCAAGAGCCGAGCCCGCCCGCAGACCACAGAGGGGCGCTCCGCGCGGGGTGCAGCCCCCGCTGCTGCTCCTGACAGTGGCCACGAGACCATGGTGGGCTCAGGGCTCAGCCAGGATG AACTCACAGTGCAGATCTCCCAGGAGACTACTGCAGATGCCATCGCCAGGAAGCTGAGGCCTTATGGAGCCCCAG gATACCCAGCCAGCCACGATTCATCCTTCCAGGGCACAGACACAGACTCGTCAGGAGCACCGCTGCTCCAGGTGTACTGCTAA